The following coding sequences are from one Equus quagga isolate Etosha38 unplaced genomic scaffold, UCLA_HA_Equagga_1.0 509_RagTag, whole genome shotgun sequence window:
- the SCGB1A1 gene encoding uteroglobin, which yields MKLAIIVTLAILALCCSPASAEICQSFTGVIQSLFLGTPASFEAAVEPFNPDADMKAAATQLKTLVDLLPKNTKDSILKLTDKIAKSPLCA from the exons ATGAAACTCGCCATCATCGTCACCCTGGCCATCCTGGCTCTCTGCTGCAGCCCTG CTTCTGCAGAAATCTGCCAGAGCTTTACAGGCGTCATTCAAAGCCTCTTCCTGGGCACACCTGCCAGTTTCGAGGCTGCAGTGGAACCCTTCAACCCTGATGCAGACATGAAAGCTGCGGCGACCCAGCTGAAGACGCTGGTGGACTTACTCCCCAAGAACACCAAGGACAGCATCTTAAAGCTCACG gaCAAAATAGCAAAGAGCCCACTGTGTGCTTAG